The stretch of DNA TGAGGTCCATTGCCAATCACCAACCGAAGCCATTCCTGTAATCTCAAGCTTTTCGAAAGGTTTAAAGGTCATGTCAATTTCAACTCCTTGGTGAAGAGCATTAAGACCAGAAATGTTCGCCATCTCAGTACCTACTGTTCTTGTTAGCGATTTATCTAACCATTCCGTTCTGTAAAGAGAAACGTTTGCACTAAACGTTGCAGAACGGTAGAGATAGCCAAGTTCTGTTGAAAGAACTTTCTCATTCTTTGCTCCGTTGTTATACTCATTTGTGTTATTGATCCAAATAGAGTTGAAATATGGAGCACGAGTGAAGTAACCAGCATTAACAAAAACACTGTGGTTGTCATTAATATTGTAGTTGGCTCCACCTTTCACGCTATAGGCAAGGAAGTTCTTCCAACCCGATTGCTGCTTAGGATCGCTATCCAAGTAAGTGAAGTAGTCGGTTCTTCTATAGCTAGTATTTGAAACGGCACCTGAAATGAATGCTGAATACTTATCCTTCACATATTCGCCTTGAAGAAAAAGACCACCCCAAGCTACCTCACCTAGGTTATAGTAGTTATAGTAATCGCCCTTACGGAGAGGAGTGCTAGCAGGTCTATTAATGTTTTTGGCATCTAAGAAATACTCACCGCCAAGAAGATCCTCAACTTCGTAGGCATGATAACCCTTATAGTATCGAATATCTGCTCCGCCAGTTAGGTTAAAGTCCGAAATCTTAGTGTTCAAGGTAGACAGAACGCCATACCAGTCGTGAGAGTTAATACCGTTTGCCATAATAGCCTGAGAACCATTAGGTGAAGCTGCATTTTGTGCAATTACATAGTTATAATCTAAGAACCCATCTGTAGTTAATTTTGTATCTGCAGTTGGAAGTCCTGTATTTCTATCAAAACCCAACCAGCCGGATTTATTACCAGAAACACGGCGTCCACCTCCACGAGCTAACGAAGCATAAGCAGAAGTGGAAAGTGAGGTTTTCTCGTTAATTTTCCAGAAGTGGTTGATCGACATCTGAGGTTTATGGTAGTAGTTGTATGCATATCCAGTAGAATATACTTCTCCATTTCTATAACCATAGTCAGCATTAAACTTTATGCCATCTGGCTTATCTCTGAATGTTTGGATTAACTGACGACTACTGCGTTGATTATGCCATTGTGGAGCACCAAAAACAGTGTAAGAAAGTTGGTGTTTGTCGTTGATACGCTTGGATACGTTTAGAAAGTATGACCAACCTTCAAAATTTGTTCCCTTAACATAACCATCACCGGTAGTTCTGGCACCAGACATTGTAATAGCCCAACCGTTCTTGAGCATGCCAGTTGATATGGTAAATGATTTCTTTGCATATCCATCATTACCTATGGCATAAGTGGCCACGCCACCTTCTTTCGCTTCTGTTGATTGAGTTACAATATTAATAGTACCTCCAACTGAAGATAGAGCAAGTTTAGATGCTCCCATACCGCGTTGAACCTGCATGATACGAGTAACGTCTGAAAGACCAGCCCAGTTGCTCCAGTATACCTTACCCGACTCCATATCATTTACAGGAACACCGTTGATAAGTACACCAATATTGTTTGAATCGAAACCGCGCAGTGTAATACGGCTATCACCAAATCCACCGCCCGCTTTAGTAGCATATACCGAAGGGGTCGATTTCAATATTTCAGGAAACTCTTGGCTTCCCAGTTTATCTTCAATAACCTGAGCTTTAATGTTTGCAACGGCTACAGGCGTTTGTCTATCGCGCGCAATGCTAGCGGAAACAATAATCTCTTCCATACCGATGGAACTGGTTTTTAGGCCAATCATACCGAGGTTGATATCACCTGATACTGCAACTTCTCTAACTACGTCGAGATATCCAACAAAACGAATAACTAGCTTAGCATTATCGTCGGAAACCTTTAGTGAGAAGGATCCGTCGAGTGAAGCCGCTGTACCTTGTGTTGTTCCTTCAATAGCAATAGTAGCTCCAATAAGGGGCTCGTTGGTGGCAACATCCACGATGATGCCCTTAACAACTCCCTGCGCAAAAGAAGCACTTGTCAAAGCGACAAGAGCCAATAGCAGAGAGACTTGTTTGATCATTTTTCTCATAGCGTTTAGGTGTTTGTTTGAAAACAAAAATAGGTCAAGAAATAATTTTATATGTGATCTTAGGTTTAAATAATTCGCAATTTTACTGTAGAAAAGGGGACACAAGATAAGAAAGGAAAATAGATATCAAAAAAAAAGAGGACCGATTTTTACAAACGTAGCGCCTCTTATTAATTTAGTTAACTTTAATTGCATCCAAAATGCGTCCTGTAGCCCCTCGTTTCATATCAACATACTCGCGTGCAAATTGGGCCCCATGCTTCAGTAACTCCGGTGTGGTGATGAGTGAATTGAGCGTATCGGATAACTCCTCCTGCGATTTTACGGAGAAACCGCCTCCGCCGGCAATAAGATCAAATGCCTCTTTGAACTTTTGGTAACGTGGTCCAAAAACCACAGGCTTACCCCAAGTGGCAGCCTCCAGTGTATTGTGAATGCCGGTACCAAAACCGCCACCTATGTATGCCACCTCACCATATCTATAGGCCGATGAGAGTTTTCCAATGGTGTCGAGAATCAATAGGCGAGCATTTGCCAGATCGGATTGAACCGCCTGAGTAAACCTTACCGTTGGAACGCCTTCGAATAGTTGAACTATGCGTTGGATATGCTCTTCGCCAATCTCATGAGGGGCAATCACCATCTTGATATTGGTGCTGCAACCCTTAAACCAGTTGGCTAGTAACTCTTCGTCCTTTGGCCAAGTGCTCCCTGCTACAATAGTCATCTCTCCATTCTTAAATGTGCCAATGGCTTGAATATCCTTGGCCTGAGTAGCAATTTGGGAAACTCTATCAAACCGAGTGTCGCCTGATATGGTAACATTTGAAAACCCGATGGAGAGCAGCAGCTGCTCCGATTGGTGGTTCTGCACAAAAAAATGGGTAAAACAACGCAGCATGTGCCTATACCAAAGGCCATAACGTTTAAAGAACAGTTGATCGGGTCGGAATATAGCGGATATCAGGTAGGTCTTTATCCCCTCTTGCTTTAGCCGGTTGAGCATGAAATACCAAAACTCATACTTTACAAAGAAAACAACCTCGGGGTTTACCAGCCGCACAAACTTGCGGGCATTACGCCAGGTATCAATAGGTAGGTAGAAGATAAAGTCGGCTCCAGCGTAATTCTTGCGCACCTCGTAGCCCGAAGGAGAAAAAAAGGTAACAAGAATCTTAATATCGGGATATTGCTGCTTGAATTCTTCAATAACCGGGCGTCCCTGTTCAAATTCGCCCAGCGAAGCGCAATGAAACCAAGCAATTCGATTGCCGGTGCCAATGGCAGCCTCCAATCGTGAAAACAGGTTTTTCCGACCATCAACCCACTGCTTGGCTTTAGGATTAAACGGTGATGCTATTCGAACTAAAATAAGGTAGAGCCTTATCCCCAGTGTGTAAAGAAAAACCATGGAATAAATTTTGACGCCGCAAAGGTAAGCTCCTACAATGAACTATCAAAGAGTGAAAAGTGAAAAGTGAAAAGTGAAAGGACGGTATAGTTATAACAACCTAGCAATGTATTGATTAACCAAAGGCATTTAGTGAGGCATATGGAAAATAAGTCTGACACTAACTTTAGAAAACGCACAAAAATAAGCCGCTTCAATTACAGTTGCTGGTGTTAAGGAACGAAAAGCTGTAGTAACAGAACGAACACGAAAATAAGTGGCAGACAGAAGTCGTTTCGAGCGATCGGTGCAAGAGGGATAATAACCACCAGCACAAATACAGCCTATTTTCGCTTCTATTGCCAAAATCAATAAAATGTTATGCTAATTTGCACGTTGAATAAGATAAACGAAGCCATTGATGCCCCGGTTGCGCATAGTAGGATTTGTAATTGCCTGTAGTTTTGCGCCTCTCCTGGCCTTTAGCCAAGGGGAGTTTCGTTCGTTGCGCACCAAAACTATGCTGCTATGCCAACAAACCGTCTCCCTCGATAGCTTAAGCATTGTTCCGGGATCGGTAATAATAACCGACACCGCCGGAGTTGCAGTTCCACCAGCATCTTTCAACCTTAATTGGCAAGAGGGCAGCATAAAACCGACACAGGATCTTGGCTGTGGCGTATTTCGAATTACCTATCGGGTATATTCCTTCTCGGCTACACGAAGCTTTTCCCATCGAAACGAGCTGCAATCTCTCTCGCCCGACAGCCTCCTAAATGCAAGATCCGACAGCCGTTTCGACGCCTCCTTTACCGACTATATAAAAGGAACCGACAACCTAAAAAAAAGTGGAAGCATTACCCGCGGAGTAGCCTTCGGCAACAATCGGGATGTCTCTTTTACATCGGGGCTTAACCTCCAGCTGAGCGGTGAACTCAGTGAAGGGGTAAACATTCTTGCAGTAGTCTCGGATAAAAACAATCCGGTACAACCAGAGGGTAACACCCGCAACTTTCAGGAGTTCGACCGTATATTCATCAAAGTTTATGGGAAAAAGGCAGCCCTAACAGCCGGCGACATTGAAATTATTGGAGAGTCGGGAGAGTTCTTCCGCGTAAGAAGAAGCGCGCGGGGTGCACTAGCAGACATTACTAGCGTAAAGAAGAGCGGAAACAGGTTGCACATTGTTGCCGGTGGCGCTGCTGCTCGAGGAAAGTTCGCTAGGCAAACCATCGATGGAGTGGAAGGAAACCAAGGACCATACCGCCTCAAGGGGAATGAAGCGGAGATCTATATTATAATGGTCTCGGGGAGTGAACGGGTATTTTTGGATGGATGTCAGCTTACCCGTGGAAGCGATCAGGACTACACCATTTCTTACTCCACTGCCGAACTTTTCTTTACTGCAAAAAGCCCTATCACCAAGGATAGCCGAATTGTTGTGGAGTTTGAGTATGCCGATCAAAACTATTCCCGTTTTCTAACCTCAGCCCAAGCAAACTATCAAGGGAAGAGTTGGGAGACCTATGTTAATGTCTTCTCCGAATCGGATTTGAAGAATCAGCCGCTGGGCAATGATCTCACCTCTTACCGAAAAACCCTTATGGCCAATGCGGGCGACAACATCAACGATGCCCTTGTTTCGAGCGTAGATACTGTGGCCTTTAACCCCGATGAACTGCTCTATGCATCGAAAGATTCAATAGTAAATGGACTAAACTACTTAACCTACCAATACTCTACCGATCCGACCAAAGCGGTTTACCGTCTACGCTTCTCCTTGATTGGCGAGGGAAAGGGGAACTATGCCATTAGTCCAATTATTGCCAACGGGCGTGTTTACCAATGGCTGGCTCCTGTAAACGGCGTTCCGCAGGGCAGCTATGAGCCGGTAATTCAGCTTACAGCACCCATAAAGAAGCAGTTCGCAACAGCAGGATTGCTTATTAATAAAGGAAGAACAAGGTATGGAGTCGAAACCGCTGGATCGCTCAACGATAAAAATACTTTCTCGCAAAAGGACTCCAACGATGATGTTGGGACTGCATTCTCAGCATTTATTGAGCGAAAGCCTACAGCGGATACATCGGCCCTATCCGATTTCACGTGGCGGTCGAAGTTTCGCCACCTCTCCTCCGGGTTCAACCCAATCGATCGGTTTTATCCGGTAGAATACGAGCGCAACTGGAATCTCACCTCCACCCTTATCGGAAAACCATTGGAGGAAAACAATCTCCTTGGCGAAATACAATACAAACGCGGGCACCATTTCGCCTCTCTATACAAAGCCGAATATCTCGATCGAGGGCGTTTCTTTAAAGGCTGGAACGCAAATGGTGATATTTCGCTAATAAAAAAGTGGGGGTTTATAAAGATTACAGCTAGTTATCTCAAAACACAAGATACCTCCGCTACAACGAACTTTTTACGTTCCCACCTTGCCATCGAAAAAAATCTTGGGAAGTTAGCCGTAGGAGCAGTTTACTCAAGCGAAACCAATCACTGGCTTTCGAAAGCAGCCGATACACTTTTAGCTACAAGTAAGGGTTTTCAGCAGATAGAAGGTTACCTCCGGAGTAACGGAAAGGTAAAAGTTCCGTTTACACTAACCTATCGGAATAGGCTCGATTATTCCCCTCGTAAAAGCAGCCTTACCAAGTTCTCGGAGGCGAAAGAGGTGAGTTCGTCCTTGGAACGAACCGGAAAAAAGGGAGATTTCATACGCCTACTGGCATCGCTACGCTCCCTTCAATACGCCGACAACCCAACAGGTGTAAAGGAAGAAACGATGCTGGGACGGCTCGAGGGCGGGACCACGTTGCTGCGCAAAGCTATAGGATTGAATGGTTCGATGGATATGGGCTCAGGGCTTATTCCTAGTCAAGATTATACCTTTATTAAGGTAGCGGCAGGCCAAGGACAGTATACCTGGAACGATTACAATGGAAACGGCACAAAAGAGGTCAATGAATTTGAGATTGCCGCCTATGCCGATCAGGCTGAATTTATGAAGGTGAATCTTCCAACATCCAAATACATAAAGGCCTATACCTCGGGATTTACCGCAGCGGCAAGAATAACGCCATCCATGGCTTGGCGTGATACCAGTGGATTTAGGAGCGTTGTATCTTGCTTTTCGGTAAATGGCTCAGCACAGGCCGATGAGAAACAAGCAGCATTTTCGGCAATTCCGGAGTTTTTTCCATCACTCAACGCCGAGAATACCATTGCCCACAAGGGGAGCTGGCGCTACGGCGGTGGCTTTATCTCACGGAATAAGCGCTACTTTGCCGATATATACCGGCAGGCCTCCGCTACAAAGCAGCTGCTGTTGGGCGGAAGCGAGACTCGCGAGGTTGCCACCTCAACGTTAAGCTTGCGCTATCGTCCCACCGCTGCGCTGCTGTCCACATGGCAAGGAGAACAAAGTAATTCGACCGCCAACTCCGACCTTTTTCCATCGAAGAACAATGAGTTAATCGGACTTAAATCCCTCACAAAAGCCGAACTCTCTGTTGATCTTCGCTACTCCTTTGTGCTACTTTGGGAATACGCCGAAAAGAAGAACACAATGGGCATCGAGAAATCATTCACCCACAAGTTTGGGGCAGAAGCCATGGCCAGCGTTGCCGGAAAAATGAAGGTCGAAACCACCTTTTCATGGCTCCGAATTGATGCGTTTGCACCACTGAACTCTCCCGTATCCTATGAACTGCTCAACGGATTGAAACCAGGAAAAAATGCAATCTGGACTCTGATTCTTAGTCGAAAACTACCCGCCGGTATTGAAATTAATCTAGGCTACAATGGACGTTATATTGCCGATGGAAAAATTATTCATTCGGGAAGTATGGAAGTGCGGGCCTCCTTTTGATGGGATGAAAAGTTAATACAACACTTAGCCGGCCCGTCTATAGCTGCCAAAATAAAACAGCTTAGTCCAAAGAAGAGGCTGCCCGAACACGAGCAGCCTCTTCATATATTAGATTTGGTCGAACTACCTCTTCACCATGCGGCGAGAAACAGTAGTGCCCTGTGCACTCTCAATCCTAACCAGGTAAATACCAGACTTAAGCGCAGATGTTTCTATATATGAAACGGATCCATTCGCTACCAAAGCTACTTGACCAACTAGGGTGATAATGGTAACCTTACGAATATCATCCCCATTCTCGAACCATAAGCCATCGCTAAAAGGGTTTGGATAAACTCTAACCTGATTTATCGCACTGGTCTCTATGCCGGTAGTAAGCACAAACTCTACCGTTACTGTAGTTGCGCCTGTTACCGTATAGTTATAAGTATTAGTGGTGTTATTCGAAACAGCAACGCCATTAACCGTCCAAGCCTTTACGGCATAACCCGCATCGGGTGTGGCAGTGAAGGTGGCAACTGTGCCGTTAGCAACCTGCGCACCGTTAGCAACGGTTGCAGCCACTTGGCCATGTCCACCGGTTACGCTATAGTTCACTGCATAGGTTTTTACAGGTATCTCTGCAAAGGTGGCCGTAATCGCCTTGGCTGCATCCATAGTAATAGTAATCTCGGCATCAGCAGAGATCATAGCACCGCTCCATCCAGTAAAAGTGTAGCCTACGGCAGGCGTAGCTTTTAGCGTCATTATTGCTCCCTCAAAAAAACTTACTATAGCAGGATAGGCTTGTCCATCAATCACAACACTGCCTCCGCCCACCGTGTTTATAGTAAGAGTATACAATGGTGTAGCAAGAGTAATAAGTTCCTCCAGAGTTCCCAGTTGAAGTTTGCTGTAATTAGGATTAATTACATTGCATCGGTAAAGGCCTTCGCTAGTTGCGGTAAGCGTTTGAGTTTTTTGTCCTACAACCTCTACGTTATTCCTATACCACGTATACACATTACCGGAAATATGCCTAGGCACAGTAAGAATTACGCTACCCACGTTATTGTTCCTCTGTAATAATATCTCACCCTGAGGAGTATAGACATACTTACTCATATCCGCCATCGTTATATTAGCGGTTGTGAGGTCGGTAAAGTCCAATTCATTATTATTAACAGAGCACTCAATCAAATTGGAAAGCCCCGAAAGATTGGGAAGCCCTGTAAGATGATTCCCCGCAAGGCGTAGCGTAGAAAGATTAACTAGCCAGTTCATAGATGTCGGAACATCACCCGTAAGCTGGTTATTATTAATGGATAAATTACAGAGTATATAAAGGTTGCCTATCTCTGCTGGTATACTACCTGTAAGTAAATTATGGCTAACATCAAGGATTATAAGACCCTGAAGGCGCCAAATATCCGAAGGGATATTACCCGTAAGCTTGTTTCTGGAAGCATTAAAAGCAACCAGTTGATAAAGGGTGCATAGTTCGGAGGGTATTTCGCCAGTAAGCTGATTATCCCAAAGGTAAAGGCCCTTTAGTCTGATGAGATTTTCAATAGAGGTAGGAATAGACCCTGTAAGCTGGTTGTTACCTAAGTTTATCGTGATAAGTCCATCAAGTATCCCTATCTCACTAGGAATTGCTCCTGAAAGCTGATTATACGTAAGGTTGAGGCCGGCTACTCTACCTCCCATAACCGAAACGCCATACCATTCGGCCACAGGCTTTTCGGTATTCCAGCCATTGCTCCTCTTCCAGCCAGTTCCATTGGTAGCATTAAAGAAAATCTTTAAAGCCTCATAGTCGGTTTTGGCAACGCCATGATCCATGTCGTAAGACCCAATAATATGCACTTTAGTGGATAGCGTAAGTTGCTGAACCGCAACGCTCGAATTTGTAATGACGCAATGATAGAGTCCATTATCGCTGCTGGGCACGCTTAAAGAGACCATCGTTTGACCAAAAATGGATTCTCCGTTTTTAAACCACTGATAATCCGAACCGCCAAGGGATGGCGAAACAGAAAGGGTAATGGTTTCGCCACTCTCATCACGCATTGCCTCAACCTCGGCCTGGGGGCTGTAGTTATATTGGCCTCCGGCTACAACGGAAGCATTGGCTGCTAGGAGACTGGTGAAGTCAAACCGATTACGATATAGGTAGCATCTCACAAGTTTGTGAAGCTTAGACAAGTCGCACAGTTCGGTCAGTTGATTATTGTTCAGGTCAAGTTCTACCATGTTAGAAAGATTACCGAGCGAAGCCGGAACCTTACCGGTGAGCTGATTGTTGGACAAATAGAGCACGGTTAAGTTCTCAA from Williamwhitmania taraxaci encodes:
- a CDS encoding TonB-dependent receptor — encoded protein: MRKMIKQVSLLLALVALTSASFAQGVVKGIIVDVATNEPLIGATIAIEGTTQGTAASLDGSFSLKVSDDNAKLVIRFVGYLDVVREVAVSGDINLGMIGLKTSSIGMEEIIVSASIARDRQTPVAVANIKAQVIEDKLGSQEFPEILKSTPSVYATKAGGGFGDSRITLRGFDSNNIGVLINGVPVNDMESGKVYWSNWAGLSDVTRIMQVQRGMGASKLALSSVGGTINIVTQSTEAKEGGVATYAIGNDGYAKKSFTISTGMLKNGWAITMSGARTTGDGYVKGTNFEGWSYFLNVSKRINDKHQLSYTVFGAPQWHNQRSSRQLIQTFRDKPDGIKFNADYGYRNGEVYSTGYAYNYYHKPQMSINHFWKINEKTSLSTSAYASLARGGGRRVSGNKSGWLGFDRNTGLPTADTKLTTDGFLDYNYVIAQNAASPNGSQAIMANGINSHDWYGVLSTLNTKISDFNLTGGADIRYYKGYHAYEVEDLLGGEYFLDAKNINRPASTPLRKGDYYNYYNLGEVAWGGLFLQGEYVKDKYSAFISGAVSNTSYRRTDYFTYLDSDPKQQSGWKNFLAYSVKGGANYNINDNHSVFVNAGYFTRAPYFNSIWINNTNEYNNGAKNEKVLSTELGYLYRSATFSANVSLYRTEWLDKSLTRTVGTEMANISGLNALHQGVEIDMTFKPFEKLEITGMASVGDWQWTSNVIANIYDQNQVLIYSGTVYAKDLHVGDAAQTTAAIGVNYEVLPKFKLSLDLNHYDNLYSYFDVNTRTNSNAEGVDAWKMPAYQLVDFSMRYEFKLGGFNTTLLGSVNNVLDTEYISDATDGATHDYNSAIGFYGFGRTWSTTLKIKF
- a CDS encoding 3-deoxy-D-manno-octulosonic acid transferase yields the protein MVFLYTLGIRLYLILVRIASPFNPKAKQWVDGRKNLFSRLEAAIGTGNRIAWFHCASLGEFEQGRPVIEEFKQQYPDIKILVTFFSPSGYEVRKNYAGADFIFYLPIDTWRNARKFVRLVNPEVVFFVKYEFWYFMLNRLKQEGIKTYLISAIFRPDQLFFKRYGLWYRHMLRCFTHFFVQNHQSEQLLLSIGFSNVTISGDTRFDRVSQIATQAKDIQAIGTFKNGEMTIVAGSTWPKDEELLANWFKGCSTNIKMVIAPHEIGEEHIQRIVQLFEGVPTVRFTQAVQSDLANARLLILDTIGKLSSAYRYGEVAYIGGGFGTGIHNTLEAATWGKPVVFGPRYQKFKEAFDLIAGGGGFSVKSQEELSDTLNSLITTPELLKHGAQFAREYVDMKRGATGRILDAIKVN
- a CDS encoding leucine-rich repeat domain-containing protein, giving the protein MKQFFTLLSTLLLFTAGVEAQVIVGGVPDTERNALIALYDATNGPGWKNSNNWKTDADVASWNGILVLNGHVVEITLNANTLNGSIPAAIGSLPNLTSLILYGNQLTGEIPTELGYLTQLQYLDLSPNQLSGNIPTELGMLVNLKELYLGDNRLTGSIPAELGNLQNLTLLYLSSNQLTGAIPPSFSNLNSIKTLFLYGNQLSGAVPGSLGDLSNLEKLYLQDNFLTGSIPAELGHLENLTVLYLSNNQLTGKVPASLGNLSNMVELDLNNNQLTELCDLSKLHKLVRCYLYRNRFDFTSLLAANASVVAGGQYNYSPQAEVEAMRDESGETITLSVSPSLGGSDYQWFKNGESIFGQTMVSLSVPSSDNGLYHCVITNSSVAVQQLTLSTKVHIIGSYDMDHGVAKTDYEALKIFFNATNGTGWKRSNGWNTEKPVAEWYGVSVMGGRVAGLNLTYNQLSGAIPSEIGILDGLITINLGNNQLTGSIPTSIENLIRLKGLYLWDNQLTGEIPSELCTLYQLVAFNASRNKLTGNIPSDIWRLQGLIILDVSHNLLTGSIPAEIGNLYILCNLSINNNQLTGDVPTSMNWLVNLSTLRLAGNHLTGLPNLSGLSNLIECSVNNNELDFTDLTTANITMADMSKYVYTPQGEILLQRNNNVGSVILTVPRHISGNVYTWYRNNVEVVGQKTQTLTATSEGLYRCNVINPNYSKLQLGTLEELITLATPLYTLTINTVGGGSVVIDGQAYPAIVSFFEGAIMTLKATPAVGYTFTGWSGAMISADAEITITMDAAKAITATFAEIPVKTYAVNYSVTGGHGQVAATVANGAQVANGTVATFTATPDAGYAVKAWTVNGVAVSNNTTNTYNYTVTGATTVTVEFVLTTGIETSAINQVRVYPNPFSDGLWFENGDDIRKVTIITLVGQVALVANGSVSYIETSALKSGIYLVRIESAQGTTVSRRMVKR